The Chroicocephalus ridibundus chromosome 20, bChrRid1.1, whole genome shotgun sequence genome has a window encoding:
- the OPTC gene encoding opticin, with product MFLGPGAEAVRPPRWPWSPARLQSGAGCGRCVGPAFPSLFAFTALQPFQGAQPRPALCCWPCWIPVTPGTMVPSAALGAVTPAGCRMRTLAWLGITSLCLGAAWAVPAKEERRKAEKPKADLALYENLDLDNYDLTLDNYGEILDLSNYEELYDYGDLGPKIEVGTLAPRPKDPAALPDLGATAETPKLPPLTTAGPVHPAPPWAASAPPALPSCRLCLCIGTSVYCDDANLEHIPPLPPETTYLYARFNRIGTIRASDFTGLKKLKRIDLTSNFISWADVDAFRLLPSLQELILPENRLTALPELPRSIVRLDARLNRIPSTGLQPEAFRELKQLQFLHLSDNQLDYIPAPLPESLRSLHLQNNNIQTMHEDTFCDSQDHSQIRRALEDIRLDGNPINLSLFPNAYFCLPRLPTGRFF from the exons ATGTTCCTGGGGCCGGGGGCGGAGGCTGTTCGTCCCCCGCGGTGGCCGTGGTCCCCGGCACGGCtgcagagcggggctggctgcggcCGCTGTGTCGGTCCTGCCTTCCCATCCCTCTTCGCTTTCACCGCTTTGCAACCATTTCAGGGCGCCCAGCCCCGTCCTGCCCTGTGTTGCTGGCCCTGTTGGATCCCTGTGACCCCCGGGACCATGGTCCCCAGTGCTGCCCTCGGAGCGGTGACCCCAGCCGGGTGCAGGATGCGGACcctggcctggctgggcatcACCAGCCTGTGTCTGGGGGCAGCTTGGGCTGTCCCAGccaaggaagagaggaggaaggcagagaagcCAAAAGCTGACCTTGCGCTCTACGAAAACCTGGATCTGGACAACTACGACCTGACGTTGGACAACTACGGCGAGATCCTTGACCTGAGCAACTATGAGGAGCTCTACGACTACGGTGACCTTGGTCCGAAG ATCGAGGTTGGCACCCTGGCTCCTCGTCCCAAGGACCCCGCGGCTCTCCCAGACCTGGGCGCCACGGCCGAAACCCCGAAGCTGCCGCCTCTGACCACCGCCGGCCCCGTCCACCCGGCACCC ccaTGGGCTgcctctgcacccccagccctgcccagctgccGGCTCTGCCTGTGCATCGGCACCTCCGTCTACTGCGACGACGCCAACTTGGAGCACatcccgccgctgccgccggagACCACCTACCTCTACGCCCGCTTCAACCGCATCGGCACGATCCGGGCCAGCGATTTCACAGGGCTGA aGAAGCTGAAGCGAATAGACCTGACCAGCAATTTCATCTCCTGGGCGGACGTGGACGCCTTCCGcctgctccccagcctgcaggagctCATCCTGCCCGAGAACAGGCTGACGGCACTGCCCGAGCTGCCCCGCAGCATCGTCCGGCTGGATGCCCGTCTCAACAGGATCCCCAGCACCGGCCTCCAGCCTGAAGCTTTccgg gAGCTGAAGCAGCTGCAGTTTCTCCATCTGTCCGATAACCAGCTGGACTATATCCCGGCGCCCCTGCCCGAGAGCCTGCGCTCCCTGCACCTCCAG AACAACAACATCCAGACCATGCACGAGGACACGTTCTGCGACAGCCAAGACCACAGCCAGATCCGCCGGGCGCTGGAGGACATCCGCCTCGATGGCAACCCCATCAACCTCAGCCTCTTCCCCAATGCCTATTTCTGCCTGCCCCGTCTGCCCACGGGCCGATTCTTCTGA
- the PRELP gene encoding prolargin translates to MKVAFRLLFPLVLVLISEVSGQRRKPPRKPTRPPPEFIEPVEPTELPPPLPPGPPSIFPDCPRECYCPPDFPSALYCDSRNLRKVPIIPSRIHYLYLQNNFIDDLPEESFRNATGLKWVNLDNNRIRKVDRRVLEKLENLIFLYMEKNQLKEVPAFLPPNLEQLRLSRNQISKIPAGVFNKLENLVLLDLHHNKLSDGVFNKNTFKGLKNLMQLNLAHNILRKMPPGVPSAIHQLFLDRNNIEDIPSDYFKEFPNLAFIRLNYNQISDKGLPKNSFNLTNLLVLHLAHNKLTNVPFISPKLEHLYLNNNSIEKINGTQICPTSLMSIQDFSPSDLDSVPRLRYLRLDGNLLKPPIPLDLMMCFRLLQSVVF, encoded by the exons ATGAAGGTGGCCTTCAGATTGCTTTTCCCACTTGTTCTTGTGCTGATCTCGGAGGTGAGCGGGCAGCGGAGGAAACCTCCTCGGAAACCCACCCGCCCGCCTCCCGAGTTCATCGAGCCCGTCGAGCCCACGGAGCTGCCCCCACCCCTGCCGCCGGGCCCCCCTTCCATCTTCCCCGACTGTCCCCGAGAATGCTACTGCCCCCCAGACTTCCCCTCCGCCCTCTACTGTGACAGCCGCAACCTGCGGAAGGTCCCCATCATCCCGTCCCGCATCCACTACCTCTACCTCCAGAACAACTTCATCGACGACCTCCCGGAGGAGTCCTTCAGGAATGCCACGGGGCTGAAATGGGTCAACCTAGACAACAATCGCATCCGGAAGGTGGACAGGAgggtcctggagaagctggaaaaCCTCATCTTCCTCTACATGGAGAAGAACCAGCTCAAGGAAGTGCCTGCCTTCCTGCCACCCAACCTGGAGCAGCTGCGTCTGAGCAGGAACCAGATCTCCAAGATCCCTGCTGGGGTCTTCAACAAGCTGGAAAACCTGGTGCTCTTGGACCTGCACCACAACAAGCTAAGCGATGGGGTCTTCAATAAAAACACCTTCAAGGGACTCAAGAACCTCATGCAACTCAACCTCGCCCACAACATCCTGAGGAAAATGCCCCCCGGGGTGCCCAGTGCCATCCACCAGCTCTTTCTGGACAGGAACAACATTGAAGACATCCCCAGTGACTACTTCAAGGAGTTCCCCAACCTGGCGTTCATCCGGCTCAACTACAACCAGATCTCTGACAAGGGGCTGCCCAAGAACTCCTTCAACCTCACCAACTTGCTGGTGTTGCACCTGGCCCACAACAAGCTCACCaacgtccctttcatcagcccCAAGCTGGAGCACCTCTACCTGAATAACAACTCCATCGAAA aaatCAACGGGACGCAGATCTGCCCCACCTCGCTGATGTCCATCCAGGACTTCTCCCCCTCCGACCTGGACAGCGTGCCCCGGCTCCGGTACCTGCGGCTGGACGGGAACCTCCTGAAACCCCCCATCCCCTTGGACCTCATGATGTGCTTCCGCCTCCTGCAGTCCGTGGTTTTCTAA